atttaatttatatattatttatttacaataacacaAGCTTAACGAGAGCATTcgaaatttagaaaaaaaaattggaacaaGGTTACTCTAGCGTCTGAGTACTTTTACAGATGCAAAGCATAATTTTCAGGGAACAAACTACCTTTTGACTACGAACCAAGATTTGTAGATTACGGTTCGAGTGCGTATGAAGTTAATAAAACTGacaataattatatgtgtaGGACGAGAACACAGAAAAAGCCTTCAGAGAATTGACAGCTACCTTAACTACCGTTAATTATTACTCCGGAACGCCGCGTATCGCGGGGACTCGACGTGGTGGTGGAACGCGGGGTAAATTATAGGCATGCAGGCGATGGGCAGTATACTTCAATCGCGGCGTATAGTGAAAATTTGATCAAAAAGATAACGTCCGGGGTAAAGAAAAATCGCGGCCTTGTGCGAAAAGTGCAAAAAATAAAACGCGTGGTTGGTAGTGTAATTAtgatgtaaatgtaaattagcTCGTTGACCAACGCAGCTTTTAACAGGGCTGGTGTTGACACGCCTGTGTGCGCATTAATTCgtcaaatgtcaaaaatgttatgtcgatctgccgatggtAGATTCAGATTTAATGTATTGGAAATCTGCTGGCCTATCGGTTTACAGCCTAAAATAGCATTATATGGGTCATCAGTTTGGAACAAGTTAATACCCGGCAATAAACGCAGAAATTACATGGATCGGGCTgaagatgcaattaaatgctcaTTTGGCGTAAGATATCAAATCAAAAAGTTTTAATAACCATTGAGAAGTGCCGTTGTAGTGGTTGTATATACTGAGTCATAATTATTACGACCATCGCGATCCCACACTTATATTTCTCAATTGCCCATGAAGATTAAAACGCGACATCTGTTTGTTACATTTTCGCATCTTTCATTTCAAATTGGTAGTACTTTAAATAGGAAAAcattattgtgtgtttttgtttcatttgatatttgattaaaaagaTGCGAGGCTTGGCATTTACTTTATTTGGTTATTTAAGTctaatttatttctgaattggCGCAATCTTTTATTAACTAAAACGAAAggtttaattatgtaaaggacttaattattaaaaaaagatggCTCTTATAGGAATCCGAACAAACGTTAATGGCAATAAATTTGCAATCCTTAAGCGACCCACGTTCACCTCGAATTGTTTATGTAAACTTCCTGGGACATGTACCCTTGTCATTTGTCTATTGTTTAGTACAGCATCTTTAGATTCCACAAACATGAAATACTGGTTTATCCatgtactgattttttttaacacagaTTGTTGAACGACTAGCTATCCTTGAAACGAAGCAGACATTTCTCAAAGAGACAATATCCAGACAACAACATTTTATCGATGGTAAACATTGCTTCcagtaatattttattacaactacGGTActatcaaaatttcatttctgttaaCATGTCAAAACACactatatttgaatatttagttCAGTTTGGTATAAAACTCGCAAAACTTGTTCTTTCGGccattttgcaaatttaaggtttttgattggttaatagttaTTATTGGATAGATATTGGCAAATCAAAACGTTTTGGTTAACTTTGAcgaaacaaaaaatatagtaAGGTATAATATAGTAAAAGATTATACAATCAGCTTCAGGTTAACTAAACACTTTTCATTTCACGTTTGAGCTCTTTAGGTGAAGTGTCTATTCAAGTTAAAATGATATCTTCTTTTTACACCAGATTTGATTAACATTGTTATGAAGCAATGGGGATCTTGGTCGGAGTGGAGCGCATGCGAATTCAAGTGCAGTGGAAGTGACGTAGATAATGGACGCACCCAAACCAGAACGAGGCTACTAATAGAAGACAATGTCGTCATGCAAAATGAAACTGAACGACGGCCGTGTAACGCTGTGCAATATGCAGGTGCGTAAGCTTGTAATTCCATATCTTAGATctaacttaaataatttaacttatttaaacactgtttaggatgttgtgtttttcaaaatacttttcctttttgcatttatatgtgGGCAAATTACAATTGcgaattttcaaattttctattAGTTAATTTGGCGTAGATCAGTTCTGACGAAAGCACCATAAAAAGTCATTGTTTTTTCAGTAAGTCTAGTGTTCCTTTAAAGCTTACTAGTTAAACTAGTGTCAGTATTAAAATGTAGTGGTATTTCTATGTTTCCGgatatgatttttattaaactgaaTCCGCTAGAGTGGACAGTCATGTCGCTATCGGTATGTCCGAGATTTGAAAGATCTACTAAGAATGTTGTTGATTGCTAAAAACGCAggaaatttataaattatacatataaattatattaaaaaggaTTATATTCAGGATGTGAGGCGTCGACCGGTCCAGACGACCAATACGGTGTTGCCTATGACTACCGTGACCAGATGGCTCAGGCAACATGCACCTCGTTAATGGAAAAAGGCGGGCATGTGTACGCTGTAAGGCGCGATTGTTCTAAGCTGAGTGTCCCTTGCACAGAAGTCTGCTCAAGCCtcaggtatttttttttcaaatttgaggttattgatttatttatgttcaagaTGTACATGCTAACTAAGTATTACCATGTGGTTAGAACTTTAGGTCTGAGAAAAAGTTAAACTGCCATCAGtcgataaatatatataatataacatataaatatatgtatataaccCTCAAAACAAAGTTGATGACcatatacagaaacaaagacATGTTGATAAGTATAGGGAGTTTTTCGTTACACTTGAATTAGTTTCACACGTACAATATTCTGCAAAGCATTTACAAACGAACAATAAGAACAATAACATACCTAGATACTACAAATAAATAGTAAGTGCGCATAATGTCGCTAAATCGttaaatttttatttgttcTAATCTCACTGTGTGTATGCAGTCTCTTTGTTCTTTAAAAGCAAGGTATTTTCTTTGCTCTAGTCGGACTTTTTCAACTGCATGAGTGCATTTCCTTGTgttcttaaaggggctgtctcacgtatgataaaatagcgaaaaaaagagaaaattgtcgaaaactgacataaacttggcgtcgatgtgtacaatgcattgaaacttactaactgaagtaccacatagtttacaatttgtttaagtttagccgttatttcgtatttttccattaaaaaagattactgtgtatgtctaccaggtagaattcattccttgtGCGTGAATGGCTAGTCGGTggtatcacgtgatattaccgaggtatgtgtatagcttaattatgtcatccGATTTgtgtaagcctttgtagctcagtttAATAGTAAGACGCCGGTCTTCAATTTTGGCGCCGCGGGTTCgtacccggtctccgacacattttttttttacattttggtacttttttacaattaagatatcaaagcgtaacacattctattagataattgtcctgagattcgttacggaaaaaaactttttttggtgccaatctgtgacacagtccctttaaatacaATTACCTTTTTTATTCTAGTCTAGACTTCTTTCATATCACTGCACGTATTCAGTCCCCCTGTTCTTGAAAAGCAAACGAGTTTTGTTCTGGTCTGACGACTCGTTTCAATGGTTCCACGTATGCCTGTGAATTTCaattacaatatacatttgtatgttcTGTGTTCTAGTCTGACCTGTTTCAACACATTGCAAATGCGCAGTCCCTGTGTTCTTTAAAAGCAATGGATTTTCTTTGTTCTAGTATGACCTGTTTCAACACACTGCGCATGCGCAGTCCCTGTGTTctttaatattaatgtattttctttgttCTAGTCTGACTTGTTTCAACTCACTGCGCATGTGCAGTCCCTGTGTTCTCTAAGAGCAATGCATTTACCTGGTTCTAGTCTGACCTGTTTCAACACACTGCACATGTACAGTCCCCTGTGAACTTTAAAAgcaatgtgtgtttttttttctttgttctagTCTGACTTGTTTCAACTCCCTCCACGTGTACACTCCCCAAACTTGGCTACCATGGGGCGTGACGGGACAGAAAAGTGCCCATGTGTATCGTTACAATGGCTGTGGTGGAGGCTGTGGACCAaacttctgctgctgctgcagctCATAAATAAGAATCGAATGGATTTTTTGGATATGTTGGTGCAATCTTTTATTTCGAAAGAACTTGCTTTTTTATTCGACCCACACGCTGCAGCGTCTGTGCGCgcaaaatgaataataaatttaaaaaaatgtttatattacatttgttCTGTAGTGTTATGGCTATACATTTCTCTgatattaaatagaaaaatacagCAAGTCGGCTAAACAAGCCTAATGCACGCTACTGAGAGCCTACACTTCGGTCCAATATCACGCTACTGAATCTCTACGCTTGGTGCTTAAAACATGCTTATTCAGCCGTGCGCTTGGTCCCCTAACACGCTACTGAGTCCATGCGCTTGTTCCCATATCATGATTACGCTTGGTCAGCTAACATTCTACTGCGTCCATATCTTGCATCTGCGATCGTGCACTTTGTTTAATATCATGCTGCTACGTCTCTGTGCGAGGTCCAATTTCATGCTACCACGTTTCTGTGCGAGGTCCAATTTCATGCTACTACGTTTCTGTGCGAGGTCCAATTTCATGCTGCTACGTCTCTGTGCGAGGTCCAATTTCATGCTACTACGTCTCTGTGCGAGGTCCAATTTCATGCTTCTACGTCTCTGTGCGAGGTCCAATTTCATGAATCTACGTCTCTGTGCGAGGTCCAATTTCATGCTACTACGTCTATGTGCGAGGTCCAATTTCATGCTTCTACGTCTCTGTGCGAGGTCCAATTACATGCTACTACATTTCTGTGCGAGGTCCAATTTCATGCATCTACGTCTCTGTGCGAGGTCCAATTTCATGCTACTACGTCTATGTGCGAGGTCCAATTACATGCTTCTACGTCTCTTTGCGAGGTCCAATTTCATGCTACTACGTCTATGTGCGAGGTCCAATTTCATGCTTCTACGTCTCTGTGCGAGGTCCAATTTCATGCATCTACGTCTCTGTGCGAGGTCCAATTTCATGCTACTACGTCTCTGTGCGAGGTCCAATTACATGCTTCTACGTCTCTTTGCGAGGTCCAATTTCATGCTACTACGTCTCTGTGCGAGGTCCAATTTCATGCATCTACGTCTCTGTGCGAGGTCCAATTTCATGCTACTACGTCTATGTGCGAGGTCCAATTTCATGCTTCTACGTCTCTGT
The Mya arenaria isolate MELC-2E11 chromosome 12, ASM2691426v1 DNA segment above includes these coding regions:
- the LOC128212283 gene encoding uncharacterized protein LOC128212283 isoform X1, with the protein product MWTYMLIVVGLVRVGLGQSLEPGPCKWQETNLKIVERLAILETKQTFLKETISRQQHFIDDLINIVMKQWGSWSEWSACEFKCSGSDVDNGRTQTRTRLLIEDNVVMQNETERRPCNAVQYAGCEASTGPDDQYGVAYDYRDQMAQATCTSLMEKGGHVYAVRRDCSKLSVPCTEVCSSLSLTCFNSLHVYTPQTWLPWGVTGQKSAHVYRYNGCGGGCGPNFCCCCSS
- the LOC128212283 gene encoding uncharacterized protein LOC128212283 isoform X2; the encoded protein is MWTYMLIVVGLVRVGLGQSLEPGPCKWQETNLKIVERLAILETKQTFLKETISRQQHFIDDLINIVMKQWGSWSEWSACEFKCSGSDVDNGRTQTRTRLLIEDNVVMQNETERRPCNAVQYAGCEASTGPDDQYGVAYDYRDQMAQATCTSLMEKGGHVYAVRRDCSKLSVPCTEVCSSLSLTCFNSLRMCSPCVL